The DNA region CGCCATCGCTTCCCGAAGGCGTCGAACGGCGCGAAATCGGCGGCCGAGAACGGCTCGCAACGCGCGGCGAACCCGTTTACGGCGAGCCGACCGACGGTCCGTGGCGGGCGTGGGACCCGTCCAGGTCGAAACTCGGCGCGATGCTCGAGCTCGGCATGGACACAGGCCTCGAAGGTGACGAGACAGTCCTCTACCTGGGGGCGGCCAGCGGCACGACGGTGAGCCACGTCGCCGATTTCTCCGGCCCGACCTACGCCGTCGAGTTCGCCCCCCGCCCGACGCGGGATTTGCTCGAGGCCGCCGCGTCCCGTCCGCGGCTCTTTCCACTGTTGAAGGACGCCCGCAAACCGGAGACCTACGCCCACGTCGTCGAATCGGACGTCGACGTCGTCGTTCAGGACGTCGCCACCCGCGGACAGGCCGACGTCGCCACGCGGAATCGCCAATTTTTGGCCGAGGACGGACGACTCCTCCTCGCGGTGAAAGCCCGGAGCGAGGACGTGACCGCGGATCCCGATGCAGTGTTCGACCGGGTTCGCGAGGAACTCGAGGAGTCCTACGAGGTGCTCGAGGTGCGACGTCTTGACGCGTACCACGTCGATCATCTAGGGGTCGTTGCACGGCCGCGGGTGGTGTGACTGGGGTGACCGGTGTGGCTGAAGTGGTGGCTGTTGTGACTGAAGAGGCCGGTTTGGCCAAAATAACCGAAGTGGCCATAGTTTCCGAAGCGACCTGAGATCGAAGCAACCGGACGCCCTCGAGCGCCTCTCGACGGGTTCGGACGCGAAACCCCCCTGGCGTGCCGACTCCAAACGGTATTTACTGCCGGATGAAGAACAGTGGGGCAATGGAACGCGGGTCGCCGGAATCGTTCACGCGAATGGGGACGCTGGGGATCGAAGAGGAGTACTTCGTGGTCGACGACCGCGGGCGCCCGACGAGCGGCAGCGACGAACTGGTGTACGAACACGACCCTCCGGTCGTCCTCGAGGACCGTCTCGATCACGAACTCTTCAAGTGCGTCATCGAGACCCAGACGCCGCTGATCGAGCACCCCGCACAGGCTGAAGACGCCCTGCTCGAGGTGCGTCGGGCGCTCCTCGAGTACGCCCACGACCACGGCTTTCAGATCGCCGCCGCCGGCCTCCACCCGCTCGCGCGCTGGCGCGAACTCGAGCACGCGGAGAAGCCCCGCTACCGATCGCAACTGGACCGCATCCAGTATGCACAACACCGGAACACGACCGCCGGCGTCCATGTCCACGTCGGCGTCGACAACGCGGACAAGGCGGTGTGGATCGCCAACGAGCTGCGCTGGTACGTCCCGATCATGCTCGCGCTGTCGGCGAACTCGCCGTACTGGGACGGGTTCGACACCGGCTTGCACTCCGCTCGAGCCAAAATCTTCGAGGGACTGCCGAACACCGGCATGCCGACGTACTTCGAGGACTTCGAGGCCTTCGACGCCTACGAACGACGGATGCTCGAGACCGACTCGATCAGGGATCGCGGCGAACTCTGGTTCGACGTGCGCCCTCACACGGGCCACGGGACGGTCGAAATTCGCACGCCGGATGGCCAGGCCGACCCCGACGTGGTGATGGCGTTCGTCGAGTACACCCACGCGCTCGTGACGAGTCTCGCCGAGGCCTACGAGGACGGCGACCCCGGCACGGCCCGCCGCCATCGACGCGAACTGCTCGACGAGAACAAGTGGCGGGCGATTCGCCACGGCCACGACGCCGCGTTCATTGACCGCGACCTGGAGGGAACCGTCTCGCTGGGCGAACTGGTCGAGCGGGAATGCGAGCGACTCGGCATCGACGGCATCCAGCGGGTGTACGACCGCGAGAGCGGTGCCGAGCGACAGCGACGGATTCGCGAGGAGGAAGGTGCCGACGCGCTCTGTGAGTCGTTATTGATCGAAGCTTGAGACGCCACACCGCGTCGCGCCTGCTCCAATATGGACGCCATTTAGCTGCTCTCGGCCCCGAGATGAGAACGATTCGAGACCGTTCATTCTGGTGGTTACGCCATCGTCGCCTTCGCGAGCAGGTACTCCATCGGGACGCAGTTGCGGCGACCATCGAAATACCGCCCGATCGTCTCGACGGTCTCGTCGCGGAGCGCAGGACGGTCCGCATGGTCGACGGACTTGAGTGCGACGATGAACAGTCCGGACTCGGTCGTCGCACTCTCCCAGTAGTGCGACGGCGAAAGGGCGGGAATCAGCACCGAGGCGGTTTCGAACGTAATCTCGTCGACTTCACTGCCAATTCGGTCGCGCACGACGGCGGGATCGCCCCACAGTGACGGTGGATCTGGCGTCTTCAGATTCTGAGGAAGATATTCGCGAACCACGGCACCCATCGCGGGGACGACACTCGAGGGCGTCCACGAGGTGAACCCGACGGTTCCGCCCGAACGCGTGACGCGAAGCAGTTCGTGAGCGGCAGCTTCGGGCGGTTCTGCAAAGACGTGGCCGACAGAGGAGAGCGTCACGTCGAACGTATCGTCCTCGAACGGCAGGTCTGTCGCGGTCCCCTCGTGCCACTCGACATCGACGTCGGCAATCGTCGCGTTCTCTCGAGCCACCTCGAGCATCGTCGGAACAAGGTCGAGACCGGTTACGGTCGCCCCACGTCTGGCGGCAGTGAGGGCGACGTTTCCCGTTCCACACGCGACGTCGAGAACGGTATCGTCCTCGATCACGGCAGTGGATTCGACGAGGTGAGCCGCCATCGACAGGAAGTGTGGCGCGATGTCGGGATAGGATCCCAGCGACCACACGCGCTTCGCCCGTTCATCTGGTGGTGACGATTCCGTAGTCATACCTGTCGTATGCGATTTGATGGCATAGGCCTATGCCACGAGTGGAGGGGCCCGGAGCTGGTGTCAAGACCCCACAAACGTTTAACACCGCCGTAACCGTTGTCCTAGCCGAGAGGACACATGACTTCCGATAATACCGATGAGCGTCGGGTACCCGACGAATCCGACGCCCATCTCGAGGCGGGCAAGGGCGAGGCGACCGACGCGTCGCCACGGGACTCGACGGGGTCACCTGACGACGCAGAACGAGCCGGTGCGAGTGTCACGGATCGAACGAAGACCGCCGACGAGGTCGACCAGCGAATCGTCGACCTCCTCTCCTGGATTCTCGACACCGAGACCCGGGCGAAAATCTACATTCACCTGCTGGCCAACCCCGGGAGTACGTCGGAGGAAGTGTCTCGAGGGACGGGACTGTACCCGAGTACGGTTCGCGAGGCGCTGGCGGAGTTGCACGACGAAGACCGCGTCAGCCGGCAGAAACGGGCGAGTGGCGGCGCCGGCAACAACCCCTACGAGTACACGGCGATCCAGCCGAGCGAACTCGTCGGCGGCGTCCTCGATCAGGTCCAGCGCGAACTCAACACGATCTTTACCCTCGACCGTCTCCTCAGCCGCGAGGGGGCGAACGACGAGGCGGTGACCGACCCCGTTACGATCGTCGTCGACGACTCGAGCAGCGTCGGAGGCGAGAGCAACATCGGAGGGGAGACAGAAAGCGAGAAGCAGGGGTCGAGTTCTGACAACGGACGCGACCAGGACGGCGGCGAACTCGAGGACCGCGACGGCGACTCGAGCGGTGCGGGCTTGAGGAACGATCGAGGACAGTCCGACGAGGGGGAGTGACGAGACACGGTACTGTTTCTTCCGCGTCTCGCCGTTGGCCTCGTACGCCGTGTGAGTCGAATACCGTTCACCTCGCACACCGTTCGTCCGAATCTCGCGGATACGAGTACCGATCCTCGAGTTCTCGTCTCACAATCTATTTCAGTCTGATCCCGGTACAGTCCCGTGATGCTCTCTGCCGTGTTAGTCGTCGGCGTCGTCGCCTCGTTGTTCGTCGGGTTCAACATCGGCGGGTCGTCGACGGGGATCGCCTGGGGGCCCGCCGTCGGTGCTGGACTGCTCAAGAAAACGACCGCCGCGGCGTTGATGACGATCTTCGTCTTTCTGGGCGGGTGGACGGTCGGTCGAAACGTGATGGACACGCTCAGCGAAGGAATCATCACGACCGAAATCAGCCTCGAGGCCGGCGTCGCCGTACTCTTTTTCATCGGCTTCGGCATCCTCGTGGCGAACGTCTTCGGCGTGCCCGTCCCCACCTCGATGACCACCGTCGGGGCCATCGCCGGCCTCGGGCTGGCGACGGACACGCTCAATTTCGCGACGATCGGCGAAATCGTGACCTGGTGGATAGTCACCCCGGTCGTCGGCCTCTGGGTCGGGGCAGTGCTCGGCCGCTACGTCTACCCAGAACTCAATCGGCGGTACGCGATTCGGAAGACGCCGGGGCCGTTGCTCGCCCTCGACCGGAGCGGCGATTTCCCCAGACCCGCTCTCGGGCCGAACACGACTCGGCAGGAACTAGCTGGGACGGTCGTCGTCTTCGTCGTCGGCTGTTACATGGCGTTCAGCGCCGGCGCCAGCAACGTCCCGAACGCCGTCGCCCCGCTGGTTAGCAGTAACGCCCTTTCGGACAACACCGCGATCACCATCGCCACGATCGCGATTGGAATCGGCGGCTTCACTATTGCGAGACGGACGATGGAGTCCGTGGGGAGCGAACTCAGCGACATACCGCTGCTGGCGGCCCTGATCGTCATGCTCACGGCCTCAACGATCACGACGACGCTGTCGTATATGGGTATCCCGATCAGCCTCGTCATGGGATCAGTGATGACCATCGTCGGCCTCGGCTGGGGGCGGGCAACGCGTCCGATCGCCGCTCGAGACGTCATTCGCAGGGACACCGACGTCGAAATCGAGATGGGTGCGTTGACCGCGGAACCGGAGACGCCGGTGACGAAAATTGGCGAACGAGAGCCCCCAGAGGTACTGAACGCGGGCGATCTGTTCAACCCGCGAGCGATCATGAAGTACGTCTCGATGTGGATTATCGGCCCGTCGCTCGCGACGATTCTCTCCTATCTGTTCTTCGTCCTGGTTCCGATTAGCACCTGATGGCGTTCGACTCCCCCTGAAACGTGCCGACGGTGCAATGTCAATGTAGTCGCCCACCCGAACGCGGGCGCCTTTTATCCGGATTCCCACCGTAGACTCCGGTATGATCTCGCGCGTTCTCGTCCCAGTCGACGACTCTGAGATGGCCGAACACGCCCTCGAGCATGCCCTCGAGGTGTACCCCAACGCCGAGGTAACGGTGCTGCACGTCGTCGGCGAACCGTCGCCGATGTGGGGCGAAGCCGCCGGACTCGCGCTGGCCGACGACCTCGAGGCGGCCGCCGAGGCGTGTGCGGAACCGGTACTTGAGCGCGCGGCGGTTATCGCGGCGGACCACGGTCGAGAGATCACGACGACGGTGCAACTCGGCCACCCCGCGCGGGCGATCGTGAACCAGGCCGAAGACTACGACGTCGTCGTGCTCGGGAGCCACGGCGGTTCGCTCGTGGATCGAGTCATCGTCGGGAACGTCGCCGAGACAGTTTTCCGGCGGTCGCCGGTTCCCGTGACGGTCGTCCGGTGACTCGGTGAGTTCGGGGCTCGAGAGACGGCTCTGTTGAAACAGCAATCCATACCGTATGTGTCGGAGACCAGAACGCCAAACTCAGAGAAGATAAGTTGAGTATTATTTCGTGTGGTTATGCCCGAATAGCTGATACGCGAATGCGAACTGACCGGTTCTATCGCTAACGGAGTGGGTTTATTACTTTGACGTGATACTCTGGAGTATGAGTACACTCACCGACCGGCGATTTCTCGCATTCTGTTTCCTTTCCGCCCTTATCGGCGTTCCGACGGCCGTTTTCACGTTTCCTAACAACGGAATTATGATTCTCGTCGTTCCTATTGCGATTCTAACGATATTGATGTTCGCCGATGGGTTGGCGATTTCTGCGTGAGTTTACTGTTCTGAGCGGCCTCTCCTCGAGTAGCTCCGACAGGACTCGAGGCGCCTACGCGTCCTCGTCGTTCGTCCGGTCGTCGTTCGCCTTGTCGACCGACTCCTCGATCAACTCCTCGACCTGGTCCTCGCGCGGTCGCCGGTCGACACGCTCTTCGACCGACTCGACCTGGGCCTGCACCTCGCTCACCTGCTTGCCGACGGATTCCTCGACGGCCGCCCCGACGCTCTTTTCGACCTGCTGGCCGACCTGCGCCTCGACGGTCTGCTCGACCGTCCGTTCGACCTGCGGAGTGACCCGTTTCTCGACGGTCTCCTCGAGCGACTCTTCGACTTGCTGGCCGACCTGCTGACCGACCGTCTGTTCGACTGTCTCGCCCACCGTCTGTTCGACTGTCTCGCCCACCGTCTGTTCGACCGTCTCCTCGACGACCTGGGTCATCCACTCGGGATCGAACCGGGCCATCTTCCAGACGACGTGGATGACGTAGGCCACGAAGACCCCGATCCCGAACGCAATTCCGATTCGCGAGTTCTCGAGCGTCGCGATGAGGGCGATCGCCAGGAAGATCAACACGCCGTAGGCGATGTCCACCGCGGCGTCGATTTGCGTCGGTCGCATCGTCACCGACCCTCCTCGACTCGAGCATTGGTCGTCGATGCGATGGGGGTAATCGGACGCGAGGCGACTCGCCCGGCGAGTCCGCGCTGCGGAGCGCGGCGACGAACACGGCGATTCATGTGCTCGAGACGAACGTCACGAACGGAGGAAACGTTTTGGGTATCCGTCGGGAGCAGGTCGTTGGAGCGGTCGACGTCGGTCGAAAGCGGCAGGCGAGGCACGGGCATCGAATTATTGGTATAGATTATATAGTATTAAGGCGAGTCGAATCACCCCGATCTGTCGTTCACCGCCTCCGTGGCGTCGGGCGAGCGGACGATTTTTGCCCCCTGCCCGCCCACCTCGAGTGAATGCTGCGCAAGGAACTGCTCCGCGTCTCTCGGGGCGGCGGCGGCTACCACCTCCAGTTTGCCGACCGCGAGCACCGACCGCTGGCCGCCCGGGTCATCGGAACGTTCCAGGGCCACGTCGGGGAGCAGCGGGGAACACTCGAGGACGCGCTGGCCAGTCTCGAGGCAGACGCACCCGACTTCAAACTCGTCCGGGGATTCGCCGCCCTGTGCGAACGCGAGGCCGCCTTCGAGACGGACGCGCCCTTCGATCCCGAACGCCTTCGCCCGGCGGTGTTCGAGGCGGCCGAAGCCGTCGGCGTCGTCACCGAAGACGAGCGGGCGATGGCCCTCGTTGGCGCCGCGGAAAGTCGCGACGTGTCGGCGGACGACCTCGAGGCGGGCCTGTTCGCCGACCTCGAGGAGCGCCAGGTGCTCGCCGACCTGGACGTCCCGTGGGATCCGGACGGCCTCGTCGCCCAGTACAACCTCTCGCTGGCCCAGACGGCGCTGTTCGACGCGACCGAAGTCCGCGTTCGGTCGTCCGATCCGAAGGCACTGATCTCGGCGGTCAAGCGACTCCGGCTGATGTACGAGATCGAGGTCCCCAACACTGGAAACCGGGTCGTGATTGTCACCGGCCCCACCGCGCTCTTTCGAGCCACCAGACGCTACGGAACCCGGTTCGCGCGCCTCCTGCGCACCGTCGCGAAGGCCCAGGAGTGGTCGCTCGAGGCGACGATCGACGACCGGGGAACCGAACGGACGCTCACGCTGTCGGACGCCGACCCCGTTCGGGTGCCCGACGCCGACCCGGTCGCCGAGGTGTCCTTCGACAGCGGCGTCGAGGTCGACTTCGCCGCCCGGTTCACGAACCTGGACCTCGAGTGGGACCTCGTCCGCGAACCCGAACCTCTCTCGACGGGGATGCGGGCGATGATCCCCGACTTCGCGTTCGACTACCGCCACGACGACTTCCGGGTCTACTTCGAGATCATGGGCTTCTGGACGCCCGAGTACGTCGAGAAGAAACTCGGCCAGCTCGAGGGCCTCGAGGACGTGGACATGATCGTGGCCGTCGACGAGTCACTCGGGGCCGGCGAGGCCATCGAGGCGAGAGACCACCGAGCGATTCCGTTTCGCGGAACGGTTCGGCTGAAGGACGTCGCCGACGTGCTCCGCGAGTACGAGACGGACCTGGTCGCGGCGAGTGCCGAACGCCTCCCGGACGAACTGGTCCCGGACGAGGACGTGATCGCGCTGGCCGACCTCGCCGCCCGCCACGGCGTCGGGGAGGACGCCCTCGAGGCGGTGGCGTTTCCTGATCACGAGCGCGTCGGGCGGTCGCTCGTTCGTCCAGACGTGCTCGTGGCGTTACGGGAGGACCTCGAGGCCGGGCTCTCGCTGGCCGAGGCGGAGACGATCCTCGAGGGGGTCGGACTCACGGAGACGAGCGCCGCCCTCTCGCGACTCGGATACCGGGTCGAGTGGGAGGGGCTGGGCGGTGGCGTGTTGCGTCGGAGCGAGTGACGTGACTCGTACGAGTGACACGAGCCACGTGAGTGACGCGAGTAATGCGAATAACGCGAGCCGCGACGGCGGACCAATCAGCCACCGCCGCCGTCGCCGTCGCCGGTCAACTCCTCGAGCGCGTCGAGGTACCGCTCGCGTGGCACCTGATACAGTTCGCGGAAGTCGATCTCGCCCG from Natronosalvus rutilus includes:
- a CDS encoding helix-turn-helix domain-containing protein — protein: MTSDNTDERRVPDESDAHLEAGKGEATDASPRDSTGSPDDAERAGASVTDRTKTADEVDQRIVDLLSWILDTETRAKIYIHLLANPGSTSEEVSRGTGLYPSTVREALAELHDEDRVSRQKRASGGAGNNPYEYTAIQPSELVGGVLDQVQRELNTIFTLDRLLSREGANDEAVTDPVTIVVDDSSSVGGESNIGGETESEKQGSSSDNGRDQDGGELEDRDGDSSGAGLRNDRGQSDEGE
- a CDS encoding fibrillarin-like rRNA/tRNA 2'-O-methyltransferase; amino-acid sequence: MSEGTPPSLPEGVERREIGGRERLATRGEPVYGEPTDGPWRAWDPSRSKLGAMLELGMDTGLEGDETVLYLGAASGTTVSHVADFSGPTYAVEFAPRPTRDLLEAAASRPRLFPLLKDARKPETYAHVVESDVDVVVQDVATRGQADVATRNRQFLAEDGRLLLAVKARSEDVTADPDAVFDRVREELEESYEVLEVRRLDAYHVDHLGVVARPRVV
- a CDS encoding universal stress protein, which gives rise to MISRVLVPVDDSEMAEHALEHALEVYPNAEVTVLHVVGEPSPMWGEAAGLALADDLEAAAEACAEPVLERAAVIAADHGREITTTVQLGHPARAIVNQAEDYDVVVLGSHGGSLVDRVIVGNVAETVFRRSPVPVTVVR
- a CDS encoding glutamate--cysteine ligase → MERGSPESFTRMGTLGIEEEYFVVDDRGRPTSGSDELVYEHDPPVVLEDRLDHELFKCVIETQTPLIEHPAQAEDALLEVRRALLEYAHDHGFQIAAAGLHPLARWRELEHAEKPRYRSQLDRIQYAQHRNTTAGVHVHVGVDNADKAVWIANELRWYVPIMLALSANSPYWDGFDTGLHSARAKIFEGLPNTGMPTYFEDFEAFDAYERRMLETDSIRDRGELWFDVRPHTGHGTVEIRTPDGQADPDVVMAFVEYTHALVTSLAEAYEDGDPGTARRHRRELLDENKWRAIRHGHDAAFIDRDLEGTVSLGELVERECERLGIDGIQRVYDRESGAERQRRIREEEGADALCESLLIEA
- a CDS encoding class I SAM-dependent methyltransferase; amino-acid sequence: MTTESSPPDERAKRVWSLGSYPDIAPHFLSMAAHLVESTAVIEDDTVLDVACGTGNVALTAARRGATVTGLDLVPTMLEVARENATIADVDVEWHEGTATDLPFEDDTFDVTLSSVGHVFAEPPEAAAHELLRVTRSGGTVGFTSWTPSSVVPAMGAVVREYLPQNLKTPDPPSLWGDPAVVRDRIGSEVDEITFETASVLIPALSPSHYWESATTESGLFIVALKSVDHADRPALRDETVETIGRYFDGRRNCVPMEYLLAKATMA
- a CDS encoding DUF790 family protein; translated protein: MLRKELLRVSRGGGGYHLQFADREHRPLAARVIGTFQGHVGEQRGTLEDALASLEADAPDFKLVRGFAALCEREAAFETDAPFDPERLRPAVFEAAEAVGVVTEDERAMALVGAAESRDVSADDLEAGLFADLEERQVLADLDVPWDPDGLVAQYNLSLAQTALFDATEVRVRSSDPKALISAVKRLRLMYEIEVPNTGNRVVIVTGPTALFRATRRYGTRFARLLRTVAKAQEWSLEATIDDRGTERTLTLSDADPVRVPDADPVAEVSFDSGVEVDFAARFTNLDLEWDLVREPEPLSTGMRAMIPDFAFDYRHDDFRVYFEIMGFWTPEYVEKKLGQLEGLEDVDMIVAVDESLGAGEAIEARDHRAIPFRGTVRLKDVADVLREYETDLVAASAERLPDELVPDEDVIALADLAARHGVGEDALEAVAFPDHERVGRSLVRPDVLVALREDLEAGLSLAEAETILEGVGLTETSAALSRLGYRVEWEGLGGGVLRRSE
- a CDS encoding inorganic phosphate transporter, with the protein product MLSAVLVVGVVASLFVGFNIGGSSTGIAWGPAVGAGLLKKTTAAALMTIFVFLGGWTVGRNVMDTLSEGIITTEISLEAGVAVLFFIGFGILVANVFGVPVPTSMTTVGAIAGLGLATDTLNFATIGEIVTWWIVTPVVGLWVGAVLGRYVYPELNRRYAIRKTPGPLLALDRSGDFPRPALGPNTTRQELAGTVVVFVVGCYMAFSAGASNVPNAVAPLVSSNALSDNTAITIATIAIGIGGFTIARRTMESVGSELSDIPLLAALIVMLTASTITTTLSYMGIPISLVMGSVMTIVGLGWGRATRPIAARDVIRRDTDVEIEMGALTAEPETPVTKIGEREPPEVLNAGDLFNPRAIMKYVSMWIIGPSLATILSYLFFVLVPIST